In the Bacillus shivajii genome, one interval contains:
- a CDS encoding ATP phosphoribosyltransferase regulatory subunit, translated as MSKRYMFEKPIGMRDTLPELYELKRQVRESILSEVACWGYSPVETPTLEFHDTVGEASAILDQQLFKLLDQEGNTLVLRPDMTAPIARIVASTLKNAERPLRLTYDAPVFRSQQREGGKSAEFEQVGIELIGDKSNSADGEVIALMMSSLEKSGLQSYQIAVGHVGFVNALLKDILGSDERAGVFRRYLYEKNYVGFRQEVDQLPLSSIDKQRLNGLLGLKGGPTTIEKARDLVETDEGKEALNELENLMNVLESYNLTDHVLIDLNLVMHMSYYTGTVFEAYSDELGYPLGSGGRYDQLLNQFNGGEPATGFGVRLDRLTEALGKTKEAVLHDVCFVFSEERRKEAMEQAKELRAEGRSAVMQDITGLTNVDAFTKQFREVIYLVGSNGNGGSKQ; from the coding sequence ATGTCAAAGCGGTATATGTTTGAAAAACCTATTGGTATGAGAGATACATTACCTGAATTGTACGAACTAAAACGCCAAGTGCGTGAATCAATCTTAAGTGAAGTTGCATGTTGGGGCTATTCACCCGTTGAAACGCCGACACTAGAATTTCACGACACTGTTGGAGAAGCATCAGCGATCCTTGATCAACAGCTTTTTAAACTGCTGGACCAAGAAGGAAATACCCTCGTTTTACGTCCAGACATGACAGCCCCGATTGCAAGGATCGTTGCTTCAACGTTAAAAAACGCGGAGCGCCCGTTACGTTTAACGTATGATGCGCCAGTTTTTCGATCACAGCAGCGTGAAGGTGGGAAGTCTGCCGAATTCGAACAAGTCGGTATTGAATTGATCGGTGACAAATCAAATAGTGCTGATGGAGAAGTGATTGCACTGATGATGTCGTCGTTAGAAAAATCTGGTCTTCAATCTTATCAAATTGCGGTCGGACACGTTGGCTTCGTGAATGCTTTACTGAAAGATATTCTCGGGAGTGATGAGCGAGCAGGAGTTTTCCGACGGTATTTATATGAAAAAAACTACGTCGGGTTTCGCCAGGAGGTCGATCAGCTTCCACTTTCATCAATCGATAAACAACGTTTGAATGGCCTTCTCGGATTAAAAGGTGGTCCTACGACCATTGAAAAAGCACGTGACCTTGTTGAAACTGACGAAGGGAAAGAAGCACTTAATGAACTTGAAAACTTGATGAACGTTCTCGAATCTTATAACCTAACAGATCATGTTCTGATCGACTTAAATTTAGTGATGCATATGAGTTATTACACTGGAACCGTTTTTGAAGCGTATAGTGATGAACTCGGCTACCCACTTGGGAGTGGTGGACGATATGATCAATTGTTAAACCAATTCAATGGCGGTGAGCCAGCAACAGGATTTGGCGTTCGCCTGGATCGCTTGACAGAAGCGTTAGGTAAAACGAAAGAAGCGGTCTTACATGATGTTTGCTTTGTTTTCAGTGAAGAACGGCGTAAAGAGGCAATGGAGCAAGCGAAAGAGCTCAGAGCCGAAGGTCGCTCAGCCGTGATGCAAGACATTACAGGACTTACGAACGTCGATGCGTTTACAAAACAGTTTCGTGAAGTCATCTACTTAGTAGGATCGAATGGGAATGGAGGGAGCAAGCAATGA
- a CDS encoding acyltransferase — protein MRRTTRYPVKEANSLWQVYKTVPFFKVVKNFIVIQLARYTPFLGMKNWLYRTFLRMKVGDQAAIALMVMMDVMFPEKISIGKNSVIGYNTTILAHEYLIDEYRLGDVRIGDNVLVGANTTILPGVEIGDGAIVSAGTLVHKDVPAGSFVGGNPMQMIKTKEEREVDEANTKSISE, from the coding sequence ATGAGACGCACAACGAGGTACCCGGTCAAAGAAGCGAATTCGTTATGGCAAGTGTATAAAACTGTACCGTTTTTTAAAGTTGTAAAAAACTTTATTGTCATTCAGTTAGCTCGATATACGCCATTTCTAGGCATGAAAAATTGGTTATATCGTACGTTTTTACGAATGAAAGTCGGCGATCAGGCAGCAATTGCCTTAATGGTTATGATGGATGTCATGTTTCCGGAGAAGATCAGCATTGGAAAAAACAGTGTCATCGGCTATAATACGACGATTCTTGCCCATGAATACTTAATAGACGAATACCGTTTAGGCGATGTTCGTATAGGTGACAACGTCTTAGTCGGAGCAAATACGACCATTTTACCTGGTGTTGAAATTGGAGACGGAGCAATTGTCTCTGCAGGAACGCTCGTCCATAAAGATGTACCTGCAGGCTCATTTGTTGGGGGAAACCCGATGCAAATGATCAAGACGAAAGAAGAACGTGAAGTTGATGAAGCAAATACGAAGTCCATTTCAGAGTAA
- the ppaX gene encoding pyrophosphatase PpaX, giving the protein MTKEANGMNKQIDTILFDLDGTLINTIELIVASFLHTMEHYYPGKYKREDVINFIGPPLSETFEKLDSEKVEEMSHVYRTFNHEKHDELVQEYEGVFDTVKTLHEKGYKLAIVTTKRRETAVRGMKLMNLDQFFDVVVSLDEVTKYKPDPEPLLMALNGLKAKPESALMVGDSEHDILGGKNTGTKTAGVAWSIKGEKHLASFEPDVMLHKMPELLTYLGIEPTSASS; this is encoded by the coding sequence ATGACGAAAGAGGCGAATGGAATGAACAAGCAAATTGATACGATTTTATTTGATTTAGACGGAACGTTAATTAATACGATTGAACTGATCGTTGCTTCGTTTTTACATACAATGGAGCATTATTATCCAGGAAAGTACAAGCGTGAAGATGTGATTAACTTTATTGGACCACCTTTGTCTGAAACATTTGAAAAGCTTGATTCGGAGAAGGTTGAAGAAATGTCACACGTGTACCGAACGTTTAACCATGAAAAACATGATGAGCTCGTTCAAGAATACGAAGGCGTTTTTGATACAGTGAAAACACTTCATGAAAAAGGTTATAAGTTAGCAATTGTAACGACAAAGCGCCGTGAAACAGCGGTAAGAGGCATGAAGCTAATGAACCTTGACCAATTTTTCGATGTCGTCGTATCACTAGACGAAGTGACGAAGTACAAGCCAGATCCTGAACCATTACTAATGGCGCTAAACGGCTTAAAAGCGAAGCCTGAAAGTGCACTAATGGTCGGTGATAGCGAACATGACATTTTAGGCGGAAAAAATACTGGAACGAAAACAGCAGGAGTCGCTTGGAGTATTAAAGGTGAAAAGCATTTAGCATCATTTGAGCCAGATGTGATGCTTCATAAAATGCCTGAGCTGCTCACATATTTAGGAATTGAACCAACGTCTGCTTCTTCATAA
- a CDS encoding nucleoside recognition domain-containing protein — protein MKTIKQGLKVGLQTTWKLGKIIFPITLIVTILSQTVIMDWLIKMLSPLMGYIGLSGEAAIPLVLGNVLNLYAAIGAILTMGLTVKEVFILAVMLSFSHNLFVESAVAKQIGIKIWVVLLVRIGLALFSAWIIHLVWQGGGERAQYGFVPSGGTENIEGYGAIALHGMESAVIGILQLAAIVIPLMVFIQIMKDLKWLDVFAKWMAPFTKMLGIRENTSTTLAAGLIFGLAYGAGVMIQAAKEDGVKKKDLYLVFIFLVACHAVIEDTLIFAPLGIPLWPLLLIRLVVAILLTITVAIVWNRIEKKQQQQQEETVAS, from the coding sequence ATGAAAACAATCAAACAGGGCTTAAAGGTTGGTCTCCAAACCACTTGGAAGTTAGGAAAAATCATTTTTCCGATTACGTTAATTGTGACGATTTTAAGCCAAACGGTGATTATGGATTGGCTAATAAAAATGCTTTCACCGCTTATGGGATATATCGGTTTAAGTGGAGAAGCGGCGATTCCGTTAGTGTTAGGGAATGTCCTTAACTTGTATGCAGCAATTGGAGCTATTTTGACGATGGGTTTAACCGTCAAGGAAGTGTTTATCTTAGCAGTTATGCTATCATTTTCTCATAATTTATTCGTTGAATCTGCCGTTGCTAAGCAAATTGGTATCAAAATTTGGGTTGTCTTACTCGTTCGAATTGGGCTTGCCTTATTTTCAGCGTGGATCATCCACCTTGTTTGGCAAGGTGGAGGAGAGCGTGCTCAATACGGGTTTGTTCCTTCAGGTGGAACAGAGAATATTGAAGGATATGGTGCAATCGCGCTTCACGGAATGGAAAGTGCAGTGATCGGTATTTTACAGTTAGCTGCAATCGTGATTCCACTAATGGTTTTTATTCAAATAATGAAAGATTTGAAATGGCTTGATGTCTTTGCAAAATGGATGGCGCCATTTACAAAGATGTTAGGGATCAGGGAAAATACATCCACTACGTTAGCGGCAGGGCTCATATTTGGTCTAGCATATGGAGCAGGGGTAATGATTCAAGCAGCCAAAGAAGATGGGGTGAAAAAGAAAGACTTATACCTTGTCTTCATATTTTTAGTCGCATGTCACGCAGTAATAGAAGATACATTGATTTTTGCGCCACTAGGGATCCCACTATGGCCACTCTTATTAATCAGGCTCGTTGTCGCGATCCTCTTGACAATTACTGTTGCGATCGTTTGGAACCGTATTGAAAAGAAACAACAGCAACAACAAGAAGAAACCGTCGCCAGCTAA
- the lgt gene encoding prolipoprotein diacylglyceryl transferase, translating into MLGTIEPLNPVALELGPLTIYWYGLLIGLGAFIGYLVVNHEAKKRGLPKDMFADLLLFALPAAIIGARIYYVIFRWEQFAGDPMRAFAIWEGGLAIHGGLIGAFLTTYIFAKKRGLSFWKILDIAAPGILIGQIVGRWGNFMNQEVYGGEVSRQFLESLMLPEFIINQMYINGAYYQPTFLYESIWNILGLALILSLRRVNLRRGEMILTYAIWYSIGRFFIEEIRTDYLLIFGVLKTAQVVSVITIIGAIILIIYRRKTGLADIGYLDDDTPPNKKKKNPNKKKKK; encoded by the coding sequence ATGCTAGGAACAATTGAACCATTAAATCCAGTAGCACTTGAACTTGGACCGTTAACGATATACTGGTACGGTCTGTTAATTGGACTAGGAGCTTTTATCGGATATTTAGTTGTAAACCATGAAGCGAAAAAGCGTGGCTTGCCAAAAGATATGTTTGCAGATTTATTATTATTTGCACTTCCTGCAGCGATCATTGGGGCTAGAATATACTACGTCATTTTCCGTTGGGAGCAATTTGCCGGCGATCCAATGCGTGCTTTCGCCATTTGGGAAGGTGGACTTGCCATCCATGGTGGACTCATTGGGGCATTTCTTACAACGTACATTTTTGCCAAAAAGCGTGGGTTGTCTTTTTGGAAAATATTAGACATCGCTGCCCCTGGTATTTTAATTGGACAAATTGTTGGCCGCTGGGGAAATTTTATGAATCAGGAAGTTTACGGTGGAGAAGTGTCACGCCAGTTTTTAGAAAGCTTGATGCTTCCAGAATTCATCATTAACCAAATGTACATTAACGGAGCGTATTATCAACCGACATTTTTGTATGAGTCGATCTGGAACATCCTCGGTTTAGCGCTCATTTTATCCTTACGTCGTGTCAACTTGCGTAGAGGAGAAATGATTTTAACGTATGCGATTTGGTATTCGATTGGCCGCTTCTTTATCGAAGAAATCCGTACAGACTACTTGTTAATATTTGGCGTATTAAAAACGGCTCAAGTTGTTTCTGTTATAACAATCATCGGTGCAATCATTCTGATTATTTACAGACGTAAGACAGGACTTGCTGATATCGGCTATTTAGATGACGATACCCCACCGAATAAAAAGAAAAAGAACCCAAATAAGAAAAAGAAAAAATAA
- the hprK gene encoding HPr(Ser) kinase/phosphatase: MAKITAKDLMTQFDLTLLNNNEEVVFRPISTSDISRPGMEMAGYFTYYPAKRIQLLGKTEMSFYHQLADEEKRDRMERLCTYDTPGIILSRNIEAPEYLIEAANEVGVPVLQSEVTTTRLSSQLANYLESQLAPMTAVHGVLIDIYGIGVLITGSSGVGKSETALDLVRRGHRLVADDSVEIREEHDGVLVGRAPELIKHLLEIRGLGIINVMTLFGAGAVRNFKRIGLVINLELWDQKKQYDRLGLDEETMKIFNTELTKITIPVRPGRNLAVIIEVAAMNFRLKRMGINAAQQFSERLTNVMEEGEDPSDSDQYED; the protein is encoded by the coding sequence ATGGCCAAAATTACTGCGAAAGACTTGATGACACAATTTGACCTAACGTTATTGAATAACAATGAAGAGGTTGTTTTTCGTCCGATTTCTACGAGCGATATTTCTCGCCCTGGTATGGAAATGGCCGGGTACTTTACATATTATCCAGCAAAACGAATTCAACTATTAGGGAAGACCGAGATGTCTTTTTATCATCAACTGGCTGATGAAGAAAAAAGAGATCGAATGGAGCGACTTTGTACATATGACACCCCAGGAATTATTCTTTCTAGAAATATCGAAGCACCAGAATATTTAATTGAGGCAGCAAATGAGGTTGGAGTACCGGTACTTCAATCCGAAGTAACAACGACACGCTTAAGTTCACAACTTGCAAACTATTTAGAGAGTCAGCTAGCTCCAATGACTGCCGTTCACGGGGTTCTGATTGATATTTACGGTATCGGTGTCTTAATTACTGGAAGTAGTGGTGTAGGTAAAAGTGAAACAGCATTAGACCTTGTCCGTCGTGGTCACCGACTTGTTGCTGATGACTCTGTTGAAATTCGTGAAGAGCATGATGGTGTACTCGTTGGACGAGCTCCAGAATTAATTAAACACCTACTTGAAATTCGTGGTCTAGGTATTATTAACGTGATGACGTTATTTGGGGCAGGAGCCGTTCGCAATTTTAAACGTATTGGTCTTGTCATTAATTTGGAGCTTTGGGATCAGAAAAAACAATATGACCGTCTTGGACTCGACGAAGAGACGATGAAAATCTTTAATACAGAGCTGACGAAAATTACGATCCCAGTTCGTCCAGGTAGAAACTTAGCTGTAATTATTGAAGTCGCGGCTATGAACTTCCGATTAAAGCGAATGGGCATTAATGCAGCACAACAGTTTTCAGAGCGTTTAACGAATGTAATGGAAGAAGGAGAAGACCCGAGCGACAGTGACCAATATGAAGATTAG
- a CDS encoding phage holin family protein: MSWLIQLVVNAVVLLIIAHFFQGVHVEGFTAALIASFILAIVNVIVKPILVVLTLPITVLTLGLFLFVINAITLMLTSAFMGDSFVIDGFGIAILAAIIFAILSALIHSFIVDPLTKR, translated from the coding sequence ATGAGTTGGCTTATTCAACTTGTTGTTAATGCCGTTGTCCTTCTTATCATTGCCCATTTCTTTCAAGGGGTCCATGTTGAAGGTTTTACAGCGGCATTGATTGCAAGCTTTATTCTCGCGATCGTCAATGTGATTGTAAAACCGATTCTTGTTGTTCTGACGTTGCCAATTACGGTATTGACACTTGGACTATTCCTCTTTGTCATTAATGCGATCACTTTAATGCTTACATCAGCGTTTATGGGAGACAGCTTTGTTATCGATGGATTTGGGATCGCGATTTTAGCAGCAATCATCTTTGCAATTTTGAGTGCACTCATCCATTCATTTATTGTCGATCCACTAACTAAAAGATAG